The following are from one region of the Methyloversatilis discipulorum genome:
- the ccmA gene encoding cytochrome c biogenesis heme-transporting ATPase CcmA codes for MADPAVPLISTHALACTRGSARLFAGLDLAVGEGELLHVAGANGSGKTSLLRILCGLSEAESGELRWCGQPARKVKDDWRAGLLYLGHRNAVKDDFTPLENLRASAAIAGEAMEEETALRALVDIGLGARLDVPARSLSQGQRRRVALARLLCGTRARLWILDEPFTALDVRAVAQLAEAMAAHIRRGGAVIYTTHQPVDIDVPRRALLNLDDYSC; via the coding sequence ATGGCCGATCCCGCTGTTCCGCTGATTTCTACGCACGCACTGGCCTGCACGCGCGGCTCGGCACGCCTGTTCGCCGGGCTGGATCTGGCGGTGGGCGAGGGTGAGTTGCTGCACGTGGCTGGCGCCAACGGCAGCGGAAAGACCAGTCTGCTGCGCATCCTGTGCGGGCTGTCGGAAGCCGAATCCGGCGAGCTGCGCTGGTGCGGCCAGCCGGCGCGCAAGGTGAAGGACGACTGGCGCGCCGGCCTGCTCTATCTCGGTCACCGCAACGCGGTGAAGGACGATTTCACGCCGCTGGAGAACCTGCGTGCCAGCGCGGCCATCGCCGGTGAGGCCATGGAAGAGGAGACGGCGCTGCGCGCGCTGGTCGACATCGGCCTCGGCGCCCGCCTCGACGTGCCGGCGCGCAGCCTGTCGCAGGGGCAGCGCCGTCGCGTCGCGCTGGCCCGTCTGCTGTGCGGCACTCGCGCCCGGCTGTGGATACTGGACGAGCCTTTCACTGCACTTGACGTGCGCGCGGTGGCGCAGCTGGCCGAGGCGATGGCCGCGCACATCCGTCGCGGCGGCGCCGTCATCTACACCACGCACCAGCCGGTGGATATCGACGTGCCGCGCCGCGCGCTGCTCAATCTGGACGACTACTCATGCTGA
- the ccmE gene encoding cytochrome c maturation protein CcmE, with protein sequence MKPRHKRFALVAAGVALLVGAVTLVLNTFSDNMVFFFSPTQVAAKEAPQGRTFRIGGMVQDGSLERGADGTSVRFVVTDTANTITVTYKGALPDLFKEGKGVVAQGKLGEDGVFAASEVLAKHDENYMPPEAAHALEQAKKAQSTVVQ encoded by the coding sequence ATGAAACCCCGCCACAAACGTTTCGCGCTGGTCGCCGCCGGCGTCGCGCTGCTGGTCGGCGCGGTCACGCTGGTGCTGAACACCTTCAGCGACAACATGGTGTTCTTCTTCAGCCCGACCCAGGTCGCCGCGAAGGAAGCGCCGCAGGGCCGCACCTTCCGCATCGGCGGCATGGTGCAGGATGGCAGTCTGGAGCGCGGTGCCGACGGCACCTCGGTCCGCTTCGTCGTCACCGATACCGCCAACACCATTACCGTCACCTACAAGGGCGCGCTGCCGGACCTGTTCAAGGAAGGCAAGGGCGTGGTCGCCCAGGGCAAGCTCGGCGAGGACGGCGTGTTCGCCGCCAGCGAGGTGCTGGCCAAGCACGACGAGAACTACATGCCGCCTGAAGCCGCGCACGCGCTGGAACAGGCGAAGAAGGCGCAGAGCACGGTCGTTCAGTAA
- the ccmB gene encoding heme exporter protein CcmB, whose amino-acid sequence MLSVFAAVLRRDLLLAWRRRSDVLTALGFFLLVTSLFPLGVGPEPDQLAQIAAGVMWVAALLATLLSVSRLFEADEADGTLEQMLLSVEPLAVIVLAKVCAYWLLTGLPLVLIAPLIALQFSLTPDETLIVCATLLIGTPTLSLLGAVGASLTLGLRGGGALIALLVLPLYVPVLIFGAGAIDAWRAGLGIAPHLALLGACLLVALAVAPLASAAALRIAQD is encoded by the coding sequence ATGCTGAGCGTGTTCGCCGCCGTGCTGCGTCGCGACCTGCTGCTGGCCTGGCGCCGCCGTTCCGACGTGCTGACCGCGCTCGGCTTCTTCCTGCTGGTGACCAGCCTGTTTCCGCTCGGCGTCGGGCCGGAACCGGACCAGCTGGCGCAGATCGCGGCCGGCGTCATGTGGGTGGCGGCGCTGCTTGCCACGCTGCTGTCGGTCAGCCGGCTGTTCGAAGCGGATGAGGCGGACGGAACCCTTGAGCAGATGCTGCTGTCCGTGGAGCCGCTGGCAGTGATCGTGCTGGCCAAGGTGTGCGCCTACTGGTTGCTGACCGGATTGCCGCTGGTGCTGATCGCGCCGCTGATCGCGCTGCAGTTCAGCCTGACGCCGGACGAGACGCTCATCGTCTGCGCGACGCTGCTGATCGGCACGCCGACGCTGTCTTTGCTCGGCGCCGTCGGCGCGTCGCTGACGCTGGGCCTGCGCGGCGGTGGCGCGCTGATCGCGCTGCTGGTGCTGCCGCTGTACGTGCCGGTGCTCATCTTCGGTGCGGGGGCGATCGACGCCTGGCGCGCCGGCCTGGGCATCGCGCCGCACCTGGCCTTGCTCGGTGCCTGCCTGCTGGTGGCACTGGCGGTGGCACCGCTGGCGAGCGCGGCGGCGTTGCGCATCGCCCAAGATTGA
- the ccmC gene encoding heme ABC transporter permease CcmC has protein sequence MSQSQSSAARAPSSGFSFFHYASPQTFFPLAGKLLWPSWIAAIVLTLAGLYIGFFVAPTDATQGDSYRIIFIHVPAAWMSMVVYLAMAFWCAVGLVFNTRLSFMMSTALAPTGAMWAFVALWTGALWGKPTWGTYWVWDARLTSELILFFLYCGYMALQAAIDDPRRADRAGALIAIVGAVNVPIIYFSVKWWNTLHQGASVSLTAAPTMATTMLTGMLVMALAAWAYTIGAALVRVRAIMIERERNTDWVRQLASNGDSKT, from the coding sequence ATGTCCCAATCACAGTCTTCCGCCGCGCGCGCGCCGTCGTCCGGCTTCAGCTTCTTCCACTACGCCAGCCCGCAGACCTTCTTCCCGCTCGCCGGCAAGCTGCTGTGGCCGAGCTGGATTGCCGCCATCGTGCTGACGCTGGCCGGCCTCTACATCGGCTTCTTCGTCGCGCCGACCGACGCGACGCAGGGCGACAGCTACCGCATCATCTTCATCCACGTGCCGGCGGCCTGGATGTCCATGGTGGTCTATCTGGCGATGGCCTTCTGGTGTGCGGTCGGGCTGGTGTTCAACACGCGTCTGTCCTTCATGATGTCGACCGCACTCGCGCCAACCGGCGCGATGTGGGCCTTCGTCGCGCTGTGGACCGGCGCGCTGTGGGGCAAGCCGACCTGGGGTACCTACTGGGTGTGGGACGCGCGGCTCACGTCCGAACTGATCCTGTTCTTCCTCTACTGCGGCTACATGGCCCTGCAGGCAGCCATCGACGACCCGCGCCGGGCCGATCGCGCCGGTGCTCTGATCGCCATCGTCGGCGCGGTGAACGTGCCCATCATCTATTTTTCGGTGAAGTGGTGGAACACGCTGCATCAGGGCGCGTCTGTAAGCCTGACGGCGGCACCGACCATGGCCACCACCATGCTGACCGGCATGCTGGTGATGGCGCTGGCCGCCTGGGCCTACACGATAGGCGCGGCATTGGTGCGCGTGCGCGCCATCATGATCGAACGCGAGCGGAACACCGACTGGGTGCGCCAGCTCGCCAGCAACGGAGACAGCAAGACATGA
- the ccmD gene encoding heme exporter protein CcmD: protein MNWESASHFWAMGGYGFFVWGSYGVTAAVIAAELFALSRRMKKARAQARRDVALERIDADKRGRA, encoded by the coding sequence ATGAACTGGGAAAGCGCCAGCCATTTCTGGGCGATGGGCGGCTACGGCTTCTTCGTCTGGGGTTCCTACGGCGTGACCGCCGCGGTCATTGCAGCCGAGCTGTTCGCGCTGTCGCGCCGCATGAAGAAGGCCCGCGCACAGGCCCGGCGCGATGTTGCGCTGGAGCGCATCGACGCCGACAAGCGGGGCCGCGCATGA